One uncultured Carboxylicivirga sp. genomic window, AGGCGATCAACATAATCGAACAAGGGCATATTTAATTCATCCAGGTTGGTATTATTGGCCAACCAGTAATTCATCTGCAAATTGATATTTAAATGATAGTCACCATTCCATGGCGCAAAAATATGAGGATTCCACAATCCTTGCAGATTAGCAGCTAAAGTTCCTTCCCGCGAACAACCAATCAATAAATATCTGCCATAATTAAACAACAACTCTTCCATTCCCAGATCTACTTCTCCCTCCTGAATTCTTTTTAATCTGATATCTGTTGCCAGAGTATCCAACCTGTTGTGATTGACTTGAAAATGAACTCTCGAATAAAATTGCTGATGATCCTTAATATGTTCAGCTTCAACCTGAGCCAGATTTGTTGCTAAAACATTTTGAAGTTCTTTTATATTTTGACCAACATAGTCTTTGTGGTAAAATGAACTGTTCGAAACGATATATAAAAAAGCTTTCTTTACTCCTTTCAGTTCCAGATAGTCATCACCAGGAATAAGTGCCCCATCGTCTATTTTTGCTTTTAGTCTAGTCTGAAATTTCACTCCGTAAGCAATCGGATCAGGCTTAGAATCAAATGCTCCACCATATTGGGTCACTTCACCATCCATCAATAAATCACCTGATTCATCCACATGTACTTTAACCGTTGGATGACCTTCATCCTCAGGGCGTGATAGCATTATTTTTCCACTTATACCATTTTCTGCTTCTGATGTCAATTCTACAATAATAACTTCATGCGGATGGCTTGCAAACACTTTTTCAATGAATAAATTACCATTTGTTGTATATGTGGTAGTTGCAATGGCTTTTTCCATATCAAGTTCTCGTCGATAATCAGTTATATTATCATGATTCAGCTCGATAAATAAATCACCTAATGTTTGGTGAGAACGACCTACACTCTTATTTGAAAACTTCTCAATCAATAAAGCATCTGCCTTGTCATTTTTACCTTCGAAAAGATATTGCCTTATTTTCTTCAGATCCTCGGGTCTTCCTGGGGGATTATCCCATTCCATTTTACCGGGCCACATTGAATCATCATTCAACTGAATATGCTCAGTATCTGTTTTTCCATATATCATGGCACCGATACGACCATTACCAATTGGCAGACTTTCTTCCCATTGCTGCGCTGGTTGAGCATACCACATAACATTTTCGTATGTTTTGGTGTTAGTTTGGGTAGAACACGAAGTCAGTAAAAAAACAACCAGATAAACCAGATTATTGAATTTCATAATAGCTGATGTAAATATTATTCAAAATTATTTGCCAATACACATGCAAATAATGCAAAGATCAATTTATCGGAAAGAACGAATGTTCTTAATGGTGGTAAGTAAGATTCAAACATAACAAAAATGCAGCATTTTCAGAGCCATTACCCTTATTATTGACAATATTTAACATACATTGTTAACAAATAGATCACATTAAAAATTATACCTCATTTGAACTAACCAATGTATAACAACTTAAGCAATTACTCAACCAAAAATTAGTATCTTACAATACACACTATAAATTTAAATCAATGAATCTGTTATTAATTAGTAATTCTACCATGGCAGGTGAGCCTTATCTGGATTACCCTAAAAATGATATTGCCAGTTTTCTGGGCACCTCATCCATCAAATGTTTATTTATTCCTTACGCAGGTGTAACAGTGAGTTTTGATGAGTATGAATCAAAAGTAAAAAAGCGTTTTATTGAAGTTGGTCACGATATTATCTCTATACATCATTTTGATGATCCGATAAAGGCAGTGGAAGAAGCAGAAGCGATTGTTGTTGGAGGAGGAAACACATGGCAATTGCTAAGAATGATACACGATCATAATTTAACTGCACCCATTAGAGAAAAGGTTTTAAATGGAACGAAATATATTGGCTGGAGTGCCGGATCAAATCTGGCTTGTCCGACTATTAAAACTACCAACGACATGCCTATCATTGATCCATTGGGATTGGAAGCCTTGAATCTAATTCCTTTCCAAATAAATCCCCATTATTTGGATGCAAATCCTGAAGGCCATGGAGGTGAAACCCGAGAAGATCGTATTCTGGAGTTTGTGGAAGTAAACCAAAAAACAACAGTTGCCGGCTTGCGCGAAGGCTGCATGTTTATTGTGAACGATGGAAAATTATTATACAAAGGGATTCACTCTTTGCGGATTTTTAAATATGGAATCAAGCCATACGAAGTTGAGCAAACAGAAGACTTTGATTTCTTATTAAAATAAAAAAAGAGGCTTTCGGGCCTCTTTATTCTTCCATTTCTTTAAGAATTGCTTCAACTTCTTCTTCTGTTTTATGCAATTTATCTTTACATGTTTTTATCAAAATACTAACTCTTTTTACTTTCTCAGATAAATCATCCACATCCAACTCTTCACTTTCAATTTGTTGAAGAATCTCTTCAATCTCTCCCATGGCCTCTGAATAGCTCATTTTCTTCTTGGTCATAATCACAAATTATTCAACATTATTAATGGGTAATGTAAAGGTAAATGTACTACCTTTTTCCAATTCACTCTCAACCCAGATACTTCCTTTGTTTATTTCAACAAACTCTTTACACAACACCAACCCAATACCAGTTCCTTTCTCATTAAAAGTTCCCTTTGTGGTAAAAGCAGTATCAACCTGAAAAAGTTTTTCTATGTTTTCCTGTCTGATTCCAACCCCTGAGTCAGAAACAGATACTTCGATCAAATCATTATTCTTATGAGCTATTACATAGATAACACTTCCAACACGCGAAAATTTGATGGCATTACTAATCAGGTTGCGTAAAACAGTACTAAACAAATTCAGATCGGCCCATGCAACAAGATCCTTTTCTACTTTCGGACTGATAACAATATCTTTTTCTTCAGCATTTAAACGAAGCAAAGAAACAATGTTATGAGTGTGAATAGATACATCAATCTGCATGGGTTTATATTCTGTTGTACCCAACTGTGTTCGCGACCACTGCAATAGGTTTTCGACAAGGCCTAACAAACGTTTGGTTGAGTTATGTATAACCTGTGCATAATCAATAACTTCTTTTGTATTTTTTGTCTCGGCATGCAAACAAAGCATCTCGGCAAATCCCATTAAGGAGCTAAACGGACTTTTTAAATCATGAGCTATGATTGAAAAGAACTTATCTTTAGTTGCATTTAATTGCGCCAGTTCTTTATTCTTTTCTTTTAGTTGAATAGATGTTTTTCTCTTTAAACGGAATAACAAAATCAGGAAAATAATGGAACCAAACAATGCAGCACTGATTATCAGATATAATGTGCGGGTTTCTTTCAACCTTTCCAGGTCTTCTTCTTTCGACATGTTATCCTGCTCCAACTTTGAGATAGTTGCATCCTTTTCAAGCAAATTATAAACAGCTTCCATACGAGCAGAATTAATTAATGCCTGTTCGTCCGTAATGGAATCTTTCAGAGAAGAGTATAACTTCTGTGACTTCAAAGCCTCTTTAAAAATGCCTTCTTTTTCATATAAACCGGATTGTGTGTTGTAACAATCTGCCAATATCGTCTTCTCACCGATTTTTTTAGAAATAGTAATTGCCTTATTTAAATATTGATGAGCTTCTGAATAATTCTTTGAAGCAATAACTGTCTGAGCTAAATGCAAATATGTTTCTGCCTCAAGGGAGGCGTCTTCATGAGTAATCATTATCTTCAAGGCTCTTTCAAAATAAGAAACAGCTTGCTGATATGCCTTATTACTTTGATGCGCCCTTCCAATATTAACATATGCAACAGCTATTGACGAACTATCATCATCCTTATTAACAAATTGAAGAGATGTTTCGTAACTATCAAGGGCTGCACCAATATTTCCTAACTGCAAATAAACCTCACCCAGATTGTTATGACAGCTTCCAATGCCTGAATTATCCTCCAGCATTACATAAAGCTTCATAGCATCGTTGTAATATCGTAAAGCCAATTGATATTGTTTCAATGCATAGTGAAGATTACCCATATTATTCAGCAAACTTGCCCTGCTGGCATCATTGCCCGAAACTTGATTAAGTTCCAATGCTTTTTCCAAACAGCTTAATGCTTCGGTATACTGTGCCAGCTGATTTAAAACAACACCTTTATTAGTAAGTCCTTTTAAAATCAATTCGGTATCATCACTTTTAACACCTAATTCATATGCCTGATTGAAATAATTGAGTGCCAATGCATAATTTCGCTGATACCAATACATAGCACCAATACTATTGTAAGTATTACCCTGACTAATGTATTGTCCGGCTTTTGAATAATATTGAGAGGCTGCCTGAAAATAACCAATGGCTTCACCATATGAATTATGATCAGAAGCTAACCATCCAATGTAATTATATAATCTTCCTAATTGACTATCTGTTTTTTCCTTTGAAGAGATGGCTTTAGCTTTATTAAGATAGATTCCGGCATTTTCACTATCCATCAAATCATACAGTCTGATACCAGTCTCGAGATAAAGATTAAATTTATCGACATTTGATAATTCTTTCTTTTCTGCATTTTCACAAGCCAGCAATACATCTTTTGCATCCATGAGTTTGTTCATCTGATCTTTATAATCAAGCGATGAACCTATCCCATCAACAGTGTCTGGCTCCTGATGCATAGTAGAATCTTGTGCATTAAAAGTCAGAAATGACAGAAGAAAAAGAAACGTTACCAGGTAACGTAATTGATTTGTAATCATTTGTCCGTTAAATACTCCCCGTTAAAAATCGATTTAAATTTATAAAAAGCCTTTAACAATCAAATGATCTACTTGATTATTTTTTCTACTTTACTAATAATTAAACCTTTTTGAAGTTTAGTATGTAGTAAATCTCCTTCTTTTATTTTATCGGTTGATTTAAGTGGAAGTTGTTCTTTAAAGGTAATTGAATAACCTCTTTCAAGTACATTCTCAGGATCAGATAACTTGGTTGTTTTTTCAGCCAACAGCAACTTTTGTGAGGCATTTTTAAGATATGCTGCCACTTCAATCTTCAATTGGGTTTGATGAAACTGGCATTGTTTTAGTCCACTGTTCACCTGCTTTTTAACAAGGTAATGCACCGATTCCTTAACGTGAGTGAAATACAATTGCTGATTATCAAAATAAGATTTCACTACAAAATTCAATCGCTGAGCAGCTTCTAAAGGCTGCCTTCTTTTCTGAGTGATAACCTTACTAACAATAGGTTGCAGAGTATTAACAGCAATATCAAGACGATGTTTCTGATTTTTTAACTGATCCGTCACCTCATCAATAAAATGCTCTTTTACATCTTCGAGATACGCATTAAAATCACTTATTCGATCAACTATAAATTCAGCAACAGCAGTTGGTGTTTTTAAGCGTGTATGAGCAACCATATCTGCAATTGATTCATCCCGTTCGTGACCTATACCAGTTAGTACAGGTAATGGAAATTGAGCAATATTAAGTGCCAGCCAGTAACTATCGAAACACATTAAATCAGCTGTTGATCCTCCACCTCTAATAATAATCACTGCATCAAAAAAGTCTTCATAAGCATAAATCCTCTCCAGTGCTGAAATAATTGATTGATCAGCCTCGTTCCCTTGCATGGTTGCCTGAAAGAGTTTATGGTAAATCTTAAATGCGTAAGGGTTATTTTCCAACTGATTAATAAAATCTTCATATCCGGCTGCTGTTGGAGATGAAATAACGGCCAACTTTTGAGGAACTGTAGTAAGTTCAACCTCTTTATTCATTTCCATCACACCCTCCTCTTCCAGTTTCCGGATAACTTCCAGTCTTTTCCGGGCAATATCCCCCAGGGTATAGGATGGGTCAATATCTTTAATATTTAAACTAAAGCCATAAACTTCCTGAAATTCAACACTTGCTCTTATCAGCACTTTTAAGCCACTGGTAAGTTCTTGCTTAGTGGTTGTTTCGAAATAAGGTTTCAGCATCCGGTAGGTAAAAGCCCAGATGGTAGCTCGGGCTTTAGCTTTAACAGTATCTGTTGCATCATCCTTTTCGATCAACTCAAGATAACAGTGTCCGCTTCTTACAGTTCTAATCTCACTAATCTCAGCGATAACCCATACAGTATCTGGGAAAGACATACTTATTGCCTCTTTGACCTGACTGTTTAATTGAGATAGTGAAATGTGTTCGGGCATAACTTAATTCTTCAAGACCTTATAATACTTCTTCCCAAAATCCGATTCAATGATAAGAATATATATTCCTTTTGAGGTATTATAAAAACCTTCCAACTTAATCATTTCGCCAACCTCGCTATGACCCGAAAAAATAATATTACCTGCAATATCGTATAAACTGATATTTACGTTATTAATGAGGTTATTAGTGATCGAAGGTTTTATCAACAAATAATTATTAAACGGATTGGGGCTAACATTCCATTCTAATTCTTCATCCAATTGACTATCAATATCGGTTTTCAATGCCAAATTAAAATCAGGTATTCCGTAACCAAAAGAATCATCGGGGTTAGTAAAATTTGAAGAACTACTCGTGATCAGATTTATAATATCCAACGAACTATAATTTGGCAATGCCTGCCATAAACTCGCAACTAAACCTGCAATAACCGGTGATGAGTATGACGTTCCGGCACCAAATTCAATACCGCCACCCAAACTTTGAACAGCAGTATAATAACCCACTGCAGCAACTTCAGGTTTCACCCTTTGATCATAACTTGGACCGTAAGACGAGAAATACGCTCTCGTACTATCAGGACTCATGGCTGCCACCGATAAAATATTTTTAGCATCTGCAGGCACACCAATATAATGCCAGTTATCATCCCCTTCATTACCCGCACTAACCACCACTACCATACCTTTAGAAGCTGCAATTTCAGCAGCTTTCGATGCTCTTGATGTTCCATCCAGTGTTTGATAAGTATATGATGTAAAAGGCGAATCAAACTCATAATATCCCAATGAACTATTGATGACATCAGCACCCACACTATCGGCAAATTCTGCAGCACAAACCCAGTAATCTGGTTCAACAGGTGTTTCGGTTGCAACATCTTCTGTTCGTAACAACCAGTAGGAAGCTTTTGGAGCTGTTCCCAAATATGAACCCGATATTTCTCCACCCATAATGGAAAGAACCTTCATTCCATGATAATGAGTGCTAAAAAAATCGGAATGAGGATTTACAAAATCTTTATATCCAATAATCTGTCCATTATCCCATAAGTGCTGCAAACTTGGCATGTTATCAGCCGAATTAAAACCAGCATCCAAGACAGCTATTTGAATTCCTTCTCCTTTATAACCATTCTCATGAAGATAATGACCGTTTACTTTTCGTATCTGATCCCATGCATACCCATATTCCTCTTCTAATTTTGATTTAAATACTCCTTGCCCCTCATTAAACTTCACAACCGTACTAACATAGTTACTTCTTGTTGTCATCTCTACAAAAGATACAAAACCATAGTTGGATAAAGTATCCATCAATTCAGAGTCGGAAGAAAACACAACTGCACCGTTCAACCATTTTGTGGTGTATCTCACATCAATTCCCAGTGACTTCAAACTATCGATATATTTCTCAGATACCGGCAGGTCTTCATCGGTAATTTCAATATTCTGTCTGAGCCGCCTGTCAATTGCTCTTTGAGTTAAAAATTCTGTAGGTTTATCGAGACTAAAGGATGAATTATTTTTATCTGAGAATTGCACAAAATACCCATTACTTTGACCCAGCAAAGCATAAGTGGATAAAAAAAGTAGGAGTAAAAGAGTATTTAGTTTAATCATGCAATTTTATCTATAATATCCTTCCGGATTATTTTGCATCTTTTCCGGATCTTTAATCTTTCCTTTATTTTTTTCGAAATCTGCCTGCTCAGCAGCTCTTATAGCATCCAAAACTTCAGGGTTTAATAAAGTTCCTTCGCTGTATTTCAGCTCATAATTAACTTTTCCATCCTGATGAAAGAAAGTCCACTTGCCATCCTCTAAATTATTTTTATAATTGGCTTCAATTTCAAGCTGACCACTTTCGTAGTAATACAAATAACTCCCATCAAGCTTATCATTAACATAATTAGCCTTTAACATAGGAGCTCCACTTTTGAAAAACTTAAGCCACGGCCCATGTTTCAACCCATTAACAGAGGTATATGATTCAGCAACTTGACCACCCGGATAATATATTATTGTTTCGCCATGCGGTTTGTTGTTTTTATACTCCTCGGTTGAGGCAATCACTTCTTTAGAAGAATAATAGATCCATTTACCATCTTTATCCTTTCCAACAAAATTACCAGATGACGTTAGTTCCTCTGCGTCATTAAACATTTCGGCATTACCATTCACGCCTGACTCATCATAAATAATTCGCAGACTCATTTTTCCATTCGGGTAATAACGGATATACTCACCTACAGGTTTATCATCCTTAAAGGTTGCCTTGTATAAAGGCGCACCATTGGTATAACGCTTTTCCCATAGCCCTTGCTTCAACCCTTTTGCATCTGTTTGATTGTAGTTATCTGGAACAGGCACAACCTCCTTTTTCTTTGCGGGAATTTTATTACCAAAAACATCTGTAACCTGAGCGTTCATATTTAATGCACAAAATAAAATTACCAATGCAGATAAAAAGCGTTGTGAGTTTTTCATTTCCTAATCCTTTTTAATGAATGATATTCAT contains:
- the xseA gene encoding exodeoxyribonuclease VII large subunit, whose amino-acid sequence is MPEHISLSQLNSQVKEAISMSFPDTVWVIAEISEIRTVRSGHCYLELIEKDDATDTVKAKARATIWAFTYRMLKPYFETTTKQELTSGLKVLIRASVEFQEVYGFSLNIKDIDPSYTLGDIARKRLEVIRKLEEEGVMEMNKEVELTTVPQKLAVISSPTAAGYEDFINQLENNPYAFKIYHKLFQATMQGNEADQSIISALERIYAYEDFFDAVIIIRGGGSTADLMCFDSYWLALNIAQFPLPVLTGIGHERDESIADMVAHTRLKTPTAVAEFIVDRISDFNAYLEDVKEHFIDEVTDQLKNQKHRLDIAVNTLQPIVSKVITQKRRQPLEAAQRLNFVVKSYFDNQQLYFTHVKESVHYLVKKQVNSGLKQCQFHQTQLKIEVAAYLKNASQKLLLAEKTTKLSDPENVLERGYSITFKEQLPLKSTDKIKEGDLLHTKLQKGLIISKVEKIIK
- a CDS encoding toxin-antitoxin system YwqK family antitoxin; the protein is MKNSQRFLSALVILFCALNMNAQVTDVFGNKIPAKKKEVVPVPDNYNQTDAKGLKQGLWEKRYTNGAPLYKATFKDDKPVGEYIRYYPNGKMSLRIIYDESGVNGNAEMFNDAEELTSSGNFVGKDKDGKWIYYSSKEVIASTEEYKNNKPHGETIIYYPGGQVAESYTSVNGLKHGPWLKFFKSGAPMLKANYVNDKLDGSYLYYYESGQLEIEANYKNNLEDGKWTFFHQDGKVNYELKYSEGTLLNPEVLDAIRAAEQADFEKNKGKIKDPEKMQNNPEGYYR
- a CDS encoding glycoside hydrolase family 95 protein; translated protein: MKFNNLVYLVVFLLTSCSTQTNTKTYENVMWYAQPAQQWEESLPIGNGRIGAMIYGKTDTEHIQLNDDSMWPGKMEWDNPPGRPEDLKKIRQYLFEGKNDKADALLIEKFSNKSVGRSHQTLGDLFIELNHDNITDYRRELDMEKAIATTTYTTNGNLFIEKVFASHPHEVIIVELTSEAENGISGKIMLSRPEDEGHPTVKVHVDESGDLLMDGEVTQYGGAFDSKPDPIAYGVKFQTRLKAKIDDGALIPGDDYLELKGVKKAFLYIVSNSSFYHKDYVGQNIKELQNVLATNLAQVEAEHIKDHQQFYSRVHFQVNHNRLDTLATDIRLKRIQEGEVDLGMEELLFNYGRYLLIGCSREGTLAANLQGLWNPHIFAPWNGDYHLNINLQMNYWLANNTNLDELNMPLFDYVDRLIENGKETAKVNFGCRGSFIPHATDLWAVTWLRAPTAYWGGSFGAGGWLMQHYWQHYEYTQDEDFLRNRAYPAIKEVTQFYSDWLIEDPRDGSLVAAPSTSPENQFYNTDGKAVATCLGSAMDQQVIAEVFGEYVKACEILKEDNELLQTVTEQLTRLRPGFVIGSDGRILEWDREYKEVESGHRHMSHLYGFHPGIGVNEINHPELMESIQKTLQFRLDNGGAGTGWSRAWLINLYARLLDGNEAHNHMQLLFQRSMYPNLFDSHPPFQIDGNFGYTAGLAEMLVQSHKGYIEFLPALPDVYDTGSFEGLKVRGNGLVSAQWEKNKLITAKLIALRQGDFKILNPESVKEIEAKVDGKKLEVREENGLIQVSLEKGQVLEINCLN
- a CDS encoding S8 family serine peptidase, which translates into the protein MIKLNTLLLLLFLSTYALLGQSNGYFVQFSDKNNSSFSLDKPTEFLTQRAIDRRLRQNIEITDEDLPVSEKYIDSLKSLGIDVRYTTKWLNGAVVFSSDSELMDTLSNYGFVSFVEMTTRSNYVSTVVKFNEGQGVFKSKLEEEYGYAWDQIRKVNGHYLHENGYKGEGIQIAVLDAGFNSADNMPSLQHLWDNGQIIGYKDFVNPHSDFFSTHYHGMKVLSIMGGEISGSYLGTAPKASYWLLRTEDVATETPVEPDYWVCAAEFADSVGADVINSSLGYYEFDSPFTSYTYQTLDGTSRASKAAEIAASKGMVVVVSAGNEGDDNWHYIGVPADAKNILSVAAMSPDSTRAYFSSYGPSYDQRVKPEVAAVGYYTAVQSLGGGIEFGAGTSYSSPVIAGLVASLWQALPNYSSLDIINLITSSSSNFTNPDDSFGYGIPDFNLALKTDIDSQLDEELEWNVSPNPFNNYLLIKPSITNNLINNVNISLYDIAGNIIFSGHSEVGEMIKLEGFYNTSKGIYILIIESDFGKKYYKVLKN
- a CDS encoding tetratricopeptide repeat-containing sensor histidine kinase, which translates into the protein MITNQLRYLVTFLFLLSFLTFNAQDSTMHQEPDTVDGIGSSLDYKDQMNKLMDAKDVLLACENAEKKELSNVDKFNLYLETGIRLYDLMDSENAGIYLNKAKAISSKEKTDSQLGRLYNYIGWLASDHNSYGEAIGYFQAASQYYSKAGQYISQGNTYNSIGAMYWYQRNYALALNYFNQAYELGVKSDDTELILKGLTNKGVVLNQLAQYTEALSCLEKALELNQVSGNDASRASLLNNMGNLHYALKQYQLALRYYNDAMKLYVMLEDNSGIGSCHNNLGEVYLQLGNIGAALDSYETSLQFVNKDDDSSSIAVAYVNIGRAHQSNKAYQQAVSYFERALKIMITHEDASLEAETYLHLAQTVIASKNYSEAHQYLNKAITISKKIGEKTILADCYNTQSGLYEKEGIFKEALKSQKLYSSLKDSITDEQALINSARMEAVYNLLEKDATISKLEQDNMSKEEDLERLKETRTLYLIISAALFGSIIFLILLFRLKRKTSIQLKEKNKELAQLNATKDKFFSIIAHDLKSPFSSLMGFAEMLCLHAETKNTKEVIDYAQVIHNSTKRLLGLVENLLQWSRTQLGTTEYKPMQIDVSIHTHNIVSLLRLNAEEKDIVISPKVEKDLVAWADLNLFSTVLRNLISNAIKFSRVGSVIYVIAHKNNDLIEVSVSDSGVGIRQENIEKLFQVDTAFTTKGTFNEKGTGIGLVLCKEFVEINKGSIWVESELEKGSTFTFTLPINNVE
- the xseB gene encoding exodeoxyribonuclease VII small subunit, encoding MTKKKMSYSEAMGEIEEILQQIESEELDVDDLSEKVKRVSILIKTCKDKLHKTEEEVEAILKEMEE
- the pepE gene encoding dipeptidase PepE produces the protein MNLLLISNSTMAGEPYLDYPKNDIASFLGTSSIKCLFIPYAGVTVSFDEYESKVKKRFIEVGHDIISIHHFDDPIKAVEEAEAIVVGGGNTWQLLRMIHDHNLTAPIREKVLNGTKYIGWSAGSNLACPTIKTTNDMPIIDPLGLEALNLIPFQINPHYLDANPEGHGGETREDRILEFVEVNQKTTVAGLREGCMFIVNDGKLLYKGIHSLRIFKYGIKPYEVEQTEDFDFLLK